The Streptomyces sp. NBC_01276 genome contains the following window.
CCGCGTCGCCCTCAGCATCGGACGCCTCGCCGTCGCCGCCGTCGCCGCCGGCGGCACCGGCTGGCTCGCCGGCCCGATGATCCCCGACCCCCTGCTCAGCGCCGCCCTCGGCTGCCTGCTGGTCCCGGCCATGTTCGGAGCCACCGGCACGGCCATGCGGGCCATCGAAGTCACCTCCCTGCCCGCCCAGATCACCCAGATCACCGCCCGGCTCACCACCTGCCTGACCCAGCTCACCCAGAGGTTCCGCAATGTCCGCTGACACCGATATGGCACCCCCCGCCGTGGAGGGCCCCGCCCGCCGGTCCGCATCGCCGTGGGTCCTGATGTACCACTCGGTCGCCGAGTTCACCGACCCCGCCGAGGACCCGTACGGGATCACCGTCACCCCCGGCGCCCTGGAGGCCCAGCTGCAGTGGCTGCGCACCCGGAAACTGCGCGGGGTGTCCGTCGGCGAACTGCTGCGGGCCCGCGCCGCCGGACAGGGGCGCGGCCTCGTCGCACTCACCTTCGACGACGGCTACACCGACTTCCTCACCGGCGCCCTGCCCCTGCTGCGCCGCTACGACTGCACCGCCACCCTGTTCGTCCTGCCCGGACGGCTCGGCGTCGACAACGTGTGGGACCCGCTCGGCCCGCGCAAGTCCCTCCTCACCGCCGAGGGGATCCGCGAAGCCGCCGCCGGCGGAACGGAGATCGGCTCGCACGGACTGCTCCACCAGGACCTCACCACAGCCCCCGACGACGTCCTGCGGCAGGAACTGCGCGGCAGCCGCGACCTGCTGCGCGAACTGACCGGCAGCCTTCCCCGGGGCTTCTGCTACCCCTACGGACACCTCGACGCCCGCGTCGTCGAAGCCACCCGGACCGCGGGATACGCGTACGCCTGCGCGATCACCCCCGGCCGGCTCACCGGCCCGCACGCCCTGCCCCGCACCCACGTCAGCCAGGCCGACGGCCGCGGCCGGATGCGGATCAAGCAGCTCCGCCACCGGCTGCGCGAACTGCGACGGGTGGTCCTGCCGTGAAGGCCCTCCACGTCATCACCGGACTCGGCGTCGGCGGCGCCGAGCAGCAACTGCGGCTCCTACTGCGTCACATGCCGATGCCCTGCGACGTCCTGACCCTCACCAACCCCGGGCCGGTCGCCGAAGGACTGCGCGCCGACGGCGTCCGGGTCGTCCACCTCGGCATGCGCGGCAACCGCGACCTGGGCGCCCTGCCCCGCCTGGCCCGCTTCATCCGCAACGGCCGCTACGACCTGGTCCACACCCACCTCTACCGGGCCTGCGTCTACGGGCGCCTCGCCGCCCGGCTCGCCGGAGTACGGGCCGTCGTCGCCACCGAACACTCCCTCGGCGAGGCTGAGATCGAAGGCCGCCCCCTGACCGGCGGGGTCCGGGCCCTCTACCTGGCCGGCGAACGGCTCGGCTCCGCCACCGTCGCCGTATCGGACACCGTGGCGGCCCGCCTGGAGGGCTGGGGCGTGCCCGCCGCCCGCATCCACGTGGTCCCCAACGGGATCGAGGCCGCACGCTTCCGCTACGACGAAGGAGCCCGCCGCGCCACCCGGGCCCGCACGGGGCTGCCCGAACGGGCCTTCGTGGTCGGCGGGGTCGGCAGACTGGTGCCCGGCAAGCGGTTCGACGTACTCGTCCGGGCCGTCGCCGCGCTGCCCGGCGCCCACCTGCTCCTCGCCGGGGACGGGCCGGAGCGGGCCGCGCTGCGCACGCTCGCCGCCGAACTCGGCGCGCAGGGCCGCATCCACCTCCTGGGGGAGCGCGACCCGCTCGGCGACAGCCCCGACGGGCGCACCCCCGGGATCCCCTCCCTGCTCGCCGCCATGGACGTCTTCGTGTCCCCGTCCACGGAGGAGGCCTTCGGGCTCGCCGTGGTCGAGGCCCTGGCCGCCGGACTCCCCGTGCTCCACGTGACCTGCCCCGCCATCGACGACCTGCCCGCCGACCGGGCGCCCGGGGCGCGGCGGATCGGGCCCGGCACGGAGGAACTCGTCGCCGCCCTGCGCGGGCAGATGGAAGCGGGCGCCCGCCGGCTCCCCGCGCCCCCGGTGGTACGCCGCTACGACATCGCCCGCACCGCCCGGCAGCTCCTCGACGTCTACTCCCTCGCCCTGGCCGCCCCCGTACCGGCTCCGGCTCCGGCTCCGGGTGCGGCACCGGAACCGGCACCCCAGGCCGTGCCCGGCCCCGACGGGACCGACCGCGCCCCGGCCCCGGACACGGCCCCGGGCCCGGCCCCGGGCCCGGCCCCGGGCCCGGCCCCGGGCGCCGTGCCCGGCCCCACCGCCGTGCCCGGCCCCACCGCCGTGCCCGGCCCCACCGCCGGGGCCGGCCCCGGGGCCGCACCGGGCCCCGGCCCCGGGCCGGCCGCCGCGACCACTCCGGGGGCCGCGCCCCGTACCGCGGCGGACGCCCCCGCACCCGGCGGGGCCTGACCCCGGCCCCGCACCCGCACCCCACCCCCTGAGCACCGCCCCCCGGCCGGGGGACGGGCGGGGGTGAACGAACTCCCCTCCACCCAGGAAGCGAGCACCGCACATGGCCGACACCGCCGACCAGAAGAAGTCCGACCACCGTCCCGACCACCGTCCGGACCACCGCTCGGAGCGCAAGCGCCGGCTGCTGCCACCGCCCGCCTGGTGGCCCCTGCCCGCCTGCGCCCTGCTCGGCCTCGCCGCGGGCGGGGCGTACGGGGTCCTCAAGGCCCCCGAGTACGCCGCCACCGGCTACGTCGTCGCCGTCCCCAACGAGACCACCGAGCCCGCGACCGCCCTCGGCTTCGCCCAGGCCTACGGACGCATCGCCACCAGCAGCTCCACCCTCGCCTACGCCCAGCCCCGCGCCGGCATCGACG
Protein-coding sequences here:
- a CDS encoding polysaccharide deacetylase family protein → MSADTDMAPPAVEGPARRSASPWVLMYHSVAEFTDPAEDPYGITVTPGALEAQLQWLRTRKLRGVSVGELLRARAAGQGRGLVALTFDDGYTDFLTGALPLLRRYDCTATLFVLPGRLGVDNVWDPLGPRKSLLTAEGIREAAAGGTEIGSHGLLHQDLTTAPDDVLRQELRGSRDLLRELTGSLPRGFCYPYGHLDARVVEATRTAGYAYACAITPGRLTGPHALPRTHVSQADGRGRMRIKQLRHRLRELRRVVLP